DNA sequence from the Bacteroidota bacterium genome:
ATTTTGGGCATCCTTTTGACTGTTTGTGTTGGTTGTTTAATGATACACAAATTACTGAATTTTAGTAATATGCAGCGAGGATGCCCCTTATTATTTTAAATTAACTTTTTAAACATACCTTCTCATAACTAAAACCTACTCTTCCGCCATCAATGCTTCCTTGTAGGTTTGGAGGTTTGCTCTGTGTTCGTCTGAGATGATGGGGTAATGGACTTTCAGTTCTTTCAGTTTTTCGACGATAATTTCCGATATTACAAGTCTTGCAAACCATTTTTTATCAGCCGGAATAATATGCCAGGGCGCATATTTGGTGGAAGTGTTTGCGATGGCTTCCTCGTATGCTTTTTGGTATTGATCCCAGTATCCTCGTTCCTTAAGATCGGAGGAGGAGAATTTCCAGTTTTTGGCGGGATTTTCAATTCTTCCGAGGAATCTGTTTTTTTGTTCCACTTTTGATACATTAAGAAAGAATTTCAGAACTTTTATTCCATTGTCGTTTAGATATTGTTCGAAATTTCTGATTTGGCGGTATCGTTCCTTCCAGATATTGGCATTCATAACCGGATCGGGGAGTTTCTCGGCAGCCAGGAGGTTATGCACCTTCACCACCAACACTTCCTCATAGTAGGAGCGGTTGAATATGCCGATTCTTCCTCTCTCAGGGAGTGATTTGGTATATCTCCAAAGATAATCGTGGTCGAGTTCTTCAGCGGAGGGCTGTTTAAAGCTGAATACCTGAGTGCCCTGAGGATTTACTCCGCTCATTACATGTTTGATAGCGCCGTCTTTACCCGCAGCGTCCATTGCCTGGAAAAGAATAAGAAGACCCCACTTGTCGTGGGCATACATCATATCCTGCATCTCCGCCATAAGTTTGACATTAGTTTCGAGGTCGGTTTTAGCATCCTCTTTTGATTTCAATTTTGCTGTATAATTGGCGGGGTGATTGGAAAGTTTGAATTTGCCTGGACCGGTAACTCTGAACCGGTTAAGATTAATCTTCACAGAATACCTCACTTGAAAATTGTTTGTCAGGTTTATGAACACCGCTTTTCAACGGAAATGAATCACAACCTCTGTGATATTAAAAAAATTAAGACTACACGGAATTATTAAAAATATTTGAATAAAAAGCAAGTGTGTCAGTCACAAATTTTACACTTTAAAGAAATAACTCGAAAAATGGTTAAATTTATGTTTTAATTCTGAGGATTTTATTACCGGAGAAGGAATGACAGAAGCACAGCGGATAATATTTGATATCTTAAACTACAAGTTGTTTACAATAAAAAACATCAATTTTCATGTAGAGACAGTTCTCTATATTTTGGTCTTAATGATACTGGTTGTATGGGTTTCGGGAAGATTCAAGAACTGGCTCGTAAAGAGGATATTTCCCCGATTCGAGATTGAGTATGGTGTTAGCATTGCAATAGCGCAAATGCTCAGGTATCTTATAGTAACAATTGGTTTTCTGGTAATTGTTCAAAGTTCGGGAATTGACCTGAGCAGTTTTGTTGTGGTTGCTGGAGCACTTGGCATAGGTGTTGGTCTTGGTTTACAGAATGCGATAACCGAGTTTGTTGCCGGTATCATCATCATGTTCGAGCGTCCCATCAAAGTGGGAGACAGAATTGTAGTCGATGGCATCGAGGGAAGTGTAATGAAGATTGCTCCCCGTGCTACAGTGATTCAAAGTAACGATAATGTCAGTATAATTGTGCCCAACTCGAAATTTATCAGTTCCAATGTAACCAACTGGACATATTCCGACAAAAAAGTAAGGATTCACAATCCCGTAGGAGTTTCCTATGGCAGCAATCCCGAAGAGGTGGAAAGGCTGTTGATGGAAGTTGCAGAAGCCCATCCCGGCGTCTTGAAGGATCCTGCACCAAAGGTACTCTTTAAGGAATTCGGTGCAAGTTCCATCAATTTTGATTTGATGGTGTGGACCGAAGATTACATGTCTCGTGCCGGGATTCTCCGTTCAGAGATAAATTTTGCAATCTGGCAGAAATTGAAGGAGCATGGTATAGAGATACCTTTTCAGCAATTGGATGTCAGGCTTGTCGGCAGCAATATTGAAAAACAATAAACTTCTGATGCTCGCAGACCTCCGTTCTGCACACACAAAAAAATGGGCTGAAATTCTTTCAGACAACGGGTTTGAAGTTCATGTTTTCGGGCTTACTCAGGCAGGGGAGGAGTTCAGGAATGTAACACTTCACCCGGGGAATATTGCCGGAGACACAGCTTCGGCTGGTGAAACATCCATTAAAAAAGCAGGCTATTTCTTCGAGTTGAAACGGCTGAGAGATTTGATTCGAAAAATCAAACCGGACATCGTGCACGCACATTATGCTTCAAGTTACGGACTGCTTGGTGCACTCGCAGGCAGGAAGCCATTTTTTGTTTCCGTCTGGGGGAGTGATGTAGTGAGTTTTCCGAAAAAGTCACCTCTCCACAGAAAAATAATCGAGTATTCTCTTTCCCGAGCGAATCTGGTTTTTTCAACAAGTGAGTTCATGGCTGATATCACCCGAAAATACACAAATAAGGGGATAGTGATTACTCCGTTCGGTGTGGATATTTCGAAATTTTCTCCCTCCCTCAATCAAAATATGGGGAATACCGTCAGAATCGGAACAGTAAAAACCCTTTCCTCCACCTACGGACAGGAATATTTATTCCGTGCGTTTGCATCGGTTAAATCACAGTTACCCGAATATTCACTTGAACTCGAATTAACGGGTGAGGGGAGTGACAAGGAGAGGTTAACAGCTCTTGCTAACGATCT
Encoded proteins:
- a CDS encoding polyphosphate kinase 2 family protein, with the translated sequence MNLNRFRVTGPGKFKLSNHPANYTAKLKSKEDAKTDLETNVKLMAEMQDMMYAHDKWGLLILFQAMDAAGKDGAIKHVMSGVNPQGTQVFSFKQPSAEELDHDYLWRYTKSLPERGRIGIFNRSYYEEVLVVKVHNLLAAEKLPDPVMNANIWKERYRQIRNFEQYLNDNGIKVLKFFLNVSKVEQKNRFLGRIENPAKNWKFSSSDLKERGYWDQYQKAYEEAIANTSTKYAPWHIIPADKKWFARLVISEIIVEKLKELKVHYPIISDEHRANLQTYKEALMAEE
- a CDS encoding mechanosensitive ion channel is translated as MTEAQRIIFDILNYKLFTIKNINFHVETVLYILVLMILVVWVSGRFKNWLVKRIFPRFEIEYGVSIAIAQMLRYLIVTIGFLVIVQSSGIDLSSFVVVAGALGIGVGLGLQNAITEFVAGIIIMFERPIKVGDRIVVDGIEGSVMKIAPRATVIQSNDNVSIIVPNSKFISSNVTNWTYSDKKVRIHNPVGVSYGSNPEEVERLLMEVAEAHPGVLKDPAPKVLFKEFGASSINFDLMVWTEDYMSRAGILRSEINFAIWQKLKEHGIEIPFQQLDVRLVGSNIEKQ
- a CDS encoding glycosyltransferase, whose translation is MKNNKLLMLADLRSAHTKKWAEILSDNGFEVHVFGLTQAGEEFRNVTLHPGNIAGDTASAGETSIKKAGYFFELKRLRDLIRKIKPDIVHAHYASSYGLLGALAGRKPFFVSVWGSDVVSFPKKSPLHRKIIEYSLSRANLVFSTSEFMADITRKYTNKGIVITPFGVDISKFSPSLNQNMGNTVRIGTVKTLSSTYGQEYLFRAFASVKSQLPEYSLELELTGEGSDKERLTALANDLGIGEQTRFNGYVMQDALSAVHQNLDIEVYPTVIEETFGVSTVEAMACGVPCIVSKTGGLQHLVEDGISGFLTPVMDHKALADILVKLVVDHKLRENAGRAARKRVEDNYDIRKNAEIMIEAYQRVLNKGD